The following nucleotide sequence is from Stigmatopora nigra isolate UIUO_SnigA chromosome 20, RoL_Snig_1.1, whole genome shotgun sequence.
AAAGGACGCTCCCCGCTCTTCTTCTTGCTCTCGGCGGACCAAAAGGTGGAGATCCCTTCCGAAAGTGCCGTGGTCGTGCCGCGGGGGTCCATGTGCTCGCGCAGACGCAGTCATGACAGCAGAGGGGACCTTCTCACGGTcgaggtaggtaggtaggtaggaagGAGGGAGGTTTGGGAAGGAAGGAGgatgagaagaaaaagaagaaaaaaaaagaatccagtCTGTCTGTCGTGGTGGCTTGGGTTGCTTCCTCTCGCGGATTCCTTCCATATCAAACAGAAAGATCTTTTCTATGTCATTAAAAGAACAAGGCTAACCAAACCCAATGACCGATCCACGACGTGTCCTCTCCTCAGGTGCTGGAACGCGGACTCCTTCTGGAAGTGGACCCAAAGTGTCTGGTCCGAGTTCCAGCGGGCTGCCTTGGCTTTTTGGAACCTTTAGAACCCGAGGTTCGCCTGGAACAACTGAGTGAGTAAAAGGTCAAAGCGGCAAGCTTTCATCCTTAGCCTGCCGTATACGTTTTGGACTCTGGGTGAGTTGGAGTAttggattgatttgattttattccTGATGCCCCATTCCCCTTTGCCCCATTCCCCTTTGCCCCATTCCCCAGGCAATCCCGAGAAGCTGCTGGACTTGGCCAACTCTGTTCCCGGTACGCCCCTGTGGGTCCAAATGGGCCCCACGGACGACCTGGCCCCGGCCGAACTCAAATACGTGGGCCCGCTGGCGCCGGGCAGCCGACCGCGCTATTTTGGGGTGCAACTCCAGGTAAAGTGGCGCCGGGAGAGGAAGCGGGAGATTGACCCGGCGGGAGTCGTACGCCGGAGATTGCCCCGACCGCTCACGCACCCAAATGGCCCGCAGGGCTCGGCGGCGGGGAAAGGCCACGGCTCGGGCAATGGGCTTTTCAGCTGCCCCGAGGACTGCGCCGCCTTCTTGCCGCTCAGCCTGGTCCGCCTCCGTCACTGGACCGGCGAGGGGGAGCCCGACGTCCCGGACAGAGAAGCGGCGCGCTCTCACCGCCGCGCCGCGGCACCCCGCCCCCGTGATGGCGGCAACGGCGAGGGTGGAAACGTCCACCTGCCTCAGTCCGCCCTTCCCGCTCGCTCTCTGCCCGAGGCGCCCGGGGCGCCCGCTCCACGGCCTCGCTGGCGGCCGCCCTTCCAGGTGGGCCAGCGGGTCAGCGCCTCGCTGGACGACGGCTCCGTCTGCGGCGGGGAGGTGCGTTTCTGCGGCCCGCTGTCCCGAAGCTCGTCCGGGGTCCACGTGGGAGTCTTGCTGGTCAGTCCTCGCCCGcccgagaagaaaaaaaaaaaaaagcgcggCTCATTTGCGCCTGTGCCGGTGGGTGGGGCCTCCCCAAGGACGCGCCGGTGGGCGATTGGAACGGCTGTCACAGGGGAGAGAGACTGTGCCAGATGCCCACGGCTTATGGAAAGCTACTGTCTGCCAGCAGGGTGTCCCCAGGTAGATGGGCGCCGGTCCCGGTCCGCCAAAGGCCGGCCTTTGGCCGTCCCTCGCCCGTGGCATTTCTCATCCCCATGGCCCTTGGCGTCCAATGCAGAGTTCCAGCCTCGCGCCCAAGTTGTGAAAGCCTCCACCAAGACTTTACCAGCGGCGGCCGTCGCAGTCGACAATGCCAGAGAGGTCGACGGCGCCGCCACCGGTGCCGGAGAGGCCGGCAGCGGCGCCAGAGAGGGCCCGGCCTCGCCGCCCGCCTCCAAGGTGGCCCTGTTACCCCCTGGCCAAAAAGCCGCCAagcctctccctcctctcccgcCGCCAAAGGTGCTCCACAATCCCCAGCCTCCGCTGTCCCCGTTGTCCCCGTTATCCCCGCTGTCGGCGTCGTCTCCGCTGTACCCGCCGGCGCCATTGCCGCCATTGCCGCCGCCCAAACCCGGCGacctggcggcggcggcggccgcgcAGCTTCCGGCGGGCACGGGGCGCTCGGCACTGGAGGCGGGGCGGGCCACGGACGAGGGCCAAGCCCTGGAGGTGGGCTCCTTGGTAGAAGTGGACGACGCGCCGTACTATGGCGTGATCCGCTGGATGGGACACGTGGATGGCATTTGGGAGGTGATGGCGGGTATTGAGCTGGTAattcccccccaccccaagCCCTCACCGGCCGACTGTCGTAGAAATCTCAGCCGCCGGGGCCCAAGGTGATTCCGGGCCGGCCTTTTCCCCCGTCCAGGAGGAAGAGGTGTCGACGGCCGGCGACGGCACGTACGACGGCGAGCGCTACTTCCACTGCCCGCCCAACAAAGGTTCCTTCGTCCAGCTGCGTCGCTGTCGGCGGGATTCCAGATTCCCCGCTCCCGAAGCCCGCGTCAATCAGGTGGCGCGCTGCAACTC
It contains:
- the cyld3 gene encoding ubiquitin carboxyl-terminal hydrolase CYLD; this encodes MSGAHESRRKGRSPLFFLLSADQKVEIPSESAVVVPRGSMCSRRRSHDSRGDLLTVEVLERGLLLEVDPKCLVRVPAGCLGFLEPLEPEVRLEQLSNPEKLLDLANSVPGTPLWVQMGPTDDLAPAELKYVGPLAPGSRPRYFGVQLQGSAAGKGHGSGNGLFSCPEDCAAFLPLSLVRLRHWTGEGEPDVPDREAARSHRRAAAPRPRDGGNGEGGNVHLPQSALPARSLPEAPGAPAPRPRWRPPFQVGQRVSASLDDGSVCGGEVRFCGPLSRSSSGVHVGVLLDAPVGDWNGCHRGERLCQMPTAYGKLLSASRVSPEFQPRAQVVKASTKTLPAAAVAVDNAREVDGAATGAGEAGSGAREGPASPPASKVALLPPGQKAAKPLPPLPPPKVLHNPQPPLSPLSPLSPLSASSPLYPPAPLPPLPPPKPGDLAAAAAAQLPAGTGRSALEAGRATDEGQALEVGSLVEVDDAPYYGVIRWMGHVDGIWEVMAGIELEEEVSTAGDGTYDGERYFHCPPNKGSFVQLRRCRRDSRFPAPEARVNQVARCNSIAFAGWNSERVEDDTLPAEGQAAEQLYGGWKKGIQGHLNSCYLDATLFSLFSCCGSADWLLFQPPAENASGQAQKLLRCEIVNPLRRDGYVCASKTMALRRLLESTYGDASFTNQEKDPEEFLNKLFLLLGVEPLLKIRSLLQKPQECHLYQLFPPHVPPPAASAPLSPPPPLSPLSPPSPLFSPMRVASVQTLLESSFLHSGLKLAEAPSCLLLLMPRFGKEFKMFDVILPTLSLDITDLQDDAFRQCSICQALARWECPECYRDGDITPGRLKQYCAICNSQVHSHRKRTWHSPLQIGVPERTWSGPLDSAREHMPLFAVTCIETSHYVSFVKHGPAASDWLFFDSMADRQGGENGFNVPLVRPCPEVGRYLGMSEEELSRLDPLSFPERARRLLCDAYMCLYHNPNLSLYK